TCGTCTTCGAAACCTTTCGATCTCAAGTATCTTATCATGGAGGTCTTTTCTTTCAATTCAATTTTCGTCTCATACTCCCAGCGTTTTGCAATTAACCGTTGTAAAGTGAACAGGTAATCCTCATCTTTAATCTCTTTGAATCCTTCGGCAATACACTGCTCAGAGACTCTTTTCTCAAGTAGTTTCTCCCTAATTTTTCTTCGACCCCAACTTTTCATTCGGAATTTTCCGCCAGCAAAAAGCTGTGCAAAGCGTAACTCATTCAGAAAGTTCTCCGAAATGAGTTCTGCAATTACAGCTTCAACAATATCTTTGTAATACCCTTTAGAATAAAGCATTTCGCGTACTTCACTTTGACACCTTTCTTGATATGCACAATATTTCATTGCGCGAAGTAAAGCTTCTTTAAAAGTATATTCCATCAGGAAAACAAAATACAGAACTCCTTATTGAGAGATAAGGAAATCAAACTTTAACCTCATTTCCATCTCCATCAAAGAAATTATATTCAATGACTTGA
This DNA window, taken from Flavobacteriales bacterium, encodes the following:
- a CDS encoding RecX family transcriptional regulator, which gives rise to MEYTFKEALLRAMKYCAYQERCQSEVREMLYSKGYYKDIVEAVIAELISENFLNELRFAQLFAGGKFRMKSWGRRKIREKLLEKRVSEQCIAEGFKEIKDEDYLFTLQRLIAKRWEYETKIELKEKTSMIRYLRSKGFEDDLIYKEIKRYS